A region from the Salidesulfovibrio onnuriiensis genome encodes:
- a CDS encoding M48 family metalloprotease, protein MLKYTKMQEAKGLGRREFLKLTGVGALALVAGCAKNPVTGESQFMLVSEEQEIALDKQASPYQFSNDYGAVQDAALNKYVSGVGMHLASTSHRPQMPYNFRCLNATYVNAYAFPGGSVGVTRAIMLQLENEAELAALLGHEIGHVNARHTAERMSKQQGLGLLVGLGSAAAGAYSSGLGSLVSQAGGFGASALLASYSRDDERQADALGMEYMFRGGYDTEGMVGLMEMLNAQHKSNPSALEVMFSTHPMSSERLTTARAAAAGKYATSSDFKMYKERYMDNTASLRRIASVINSLQKGGEAMGNKKYDQAETHFQAALKTSPKDYAGLLMLSKCCMVRDKDGQAVKYAVRAKNAYPQEPQALLVAGLTQLRNGQYEKALVDIQAYDKKLPNPYMSFFTGLSKEKLGRKQAAAEDYYKFLQKVKQGDEAKYAYSRLVEWGYIRSQVQVPAGDPYGSLFV, encoded by the coding sequence ATGTTGAAATATACGAAGATGCAGGAAGCCAAGGGGCTTGGCCGCCGCGAATTTCTGAAGCTCACCGGCGTGGGGGCGTTGGCCTTGGTGGCCGGCTGCGCCAAGAACCCGGTGACCGGGGAATCCCAGTTCATGCTTGTTTCCGAGGAGCAGGAGATCGCCCTGGACAAGCAGGCCTCGCCCTATCAGTTCTCCAACGACTACGGGGCCGTGCAGGATGCGGCCCTGAACAAGTACGTCAGCGGGGTGGGCATGCACCTGGCCTCGACCAGCCACCGGCCGCAAATGCCCTACAACTTCCGCTGCCTCAACGCCACCTACGTCAACGCCTACGCCTTTCCCGGCGGCAGCGTCGGCGTGACCCGCGCCATTATGCTGCAGCTGGAGAACGAGGCCGAGCTGGCGGCCCTGCTCGGGCACGAGATCGGGCACGTCAATGCCCGGCACACGGCCGAGCGCATGAGCAAGCAGCAGGGCCTGGGCCTTCTGGTCGGCCTTGGGTCGGCCGCAGCCGGGGCATACAGCAGCGGGCTCGGCTCCCTGGTTTCCCAGGCGGGCGGCTTCGGGGCCAGCGCGCTCCTTGCCAGCTATAGCCGCGACGACGAACGTCAGGCCGACGCCCTGGGCATGGAATACATGTTCCGGGGAGGCTACGACACCGAAGGCATGGTGGGGCTCATGGAGATGCTCAACGCGCAGCACAAGAGCAATCCCTCGGCCCTGGAGGTCATGTTCTCCACCCACCCCATGAGCTCCGAGCGTCTGACCACGGCCCGCGCCGCGGCGGCCGGGAAATACGCCACGTCCTCGGATTTCAAGATGTACAAGGAACGGTACATGGACAACACCGCGTCCCTGCGCCGTATCGCTTCGGTCATCAATTCCCTCCAGAAGGGCGGCGAGGCCATGGGCAACAAGAAATACGACCAGGCCGAAACGCATTTCCAGGCCGCGCTCAAGACCTCGCCCAAGGATTACGCGGGCCTGCTCATGCTCTCCAAGTGTTGCATGGTGCGGGACAAGGACGGCCAGGCCGTCAAGTATGCGGTGCGCGCCAAGAACGCCTACCCCCAGGAGCCGCAGGCCCTGCTCGTGGCCGGGCTGACCCAGCTGCGCAACGGCCAGTACGAAAAGGCCCTGGTGGATATCCAGGCCTACGACAAGAAGCTGCCCAATCCGTACATGTCCTTCTTCACCGGTTTGTCCAAGGAAAAGCTGGGCCGGAAACAGGCGGCCGCCGAGGATTATTACAAGTTCCTCCAGAAGGTGAAGCAGGGCGACGAGGCCAAGTACGCCTACAGCCGTTTGGTGGAGTGGGGGTATATCCGGTCCCAGGTTCAGGTGCCTGCCGGGGATCCGTATGGCAGTTTGTTTGTATAA